A genomic region of Alistipes megaguti contains the following coding sequences:
- a CDS encoding outer membrane beta-barrel protein: MMKRILCCALFAIASCTIASAQERGEMYIGGILGVSTHSFNGDDTSISDTYFQLAPEFGIFVRDNLRVGGKIDYSLAPLIGRTTHTVAIGPNIAYYLRICDRIYYVPEVGLGFAYASYDKMSGVGFVSEFRLGAFEYRHSEKWSFSLNLMSLDYTTLSFSKEKVTSNEVNFQLGISPTVGVKFYF; encoded by the coding sequence ATGATGAAAAGAATCCTCTGCTGCGCTCTGTTCGCAATTGCTTCATGCACCATCGCATCCGCCCAGGAAAGGGGCGAAATGTACATCGGCGGCATTCTCGGCGTCTCCACCCACTCGTTCAACGGCGACGACACCTCCATCTCGGACACCTATTTCCAACTCGCCCCGGAATTCGGCATCTTCGTCCGCGACAACCTGCGCGTGGGCGGAAAGATCGACTACAGCCTCGCTCCGCTGATCGGGCGCACCACCCATACGGTAGCCATCGGCCCCAACATTGCCTATTACCTCAGGATCTGCGACCGGATCTACTATGTTCCGGAGGTCGGTCTGGGATTCGCCTATGCCTCCTACGACAAAATGTCCGGCGTGGGGTTTGTCTCCGAATTCAGGCTCGGAGCATTCGAATACCGCCACTCCGAGAAATGGAGCTTCTCGCTGAACCTCATGTCGCTCGATTATACGACCCTGTCGTTCTCGAAAGAAAAGGTCACCAGCAACGAAGTCAACTTCCAGCTGGGCATCAGCCCCACGGTCGGTGTAAAATTCTATTTCTGA
- the tsaD gene encoding tRNA (adenosine(37)-N6)-threonylcarbamoyltransferase complex transferase subunit TsaD — translation MDITILGIESSCDDTSAAVLRNNVLLSNVIASQAVHMKYGGVIPELASRAHQQNIIPVVDTALREAGLTASEIDAIAFTRGPGLLGSLLVGVSFTKGLSIARNIPMVEVNHLQGHILSHFIDLPDRQLPHPDFPFLCLLVSGGHTQIVRVNSPLEMEIIGTTIDDAAGEAFDKCAKVMGLPYPGGPVIDRLAKEGNPKAFRFAHPHVDGYDYSFSGLKTSFLYTLRDAVAQDPDFIEKNKADLCASLQATIVEILLDKLIRASKDTGIRDIAAGGGVSANSGLRNGITEAGRRRGWRTFLPEFKFTTDNAAMIAMAGYFHYRNGEFASLDVSPVARLEEL, via the coding sequence ATGGATATTACAATTCTCGGCATCGAATCCTCGTGCGACGACACCTCGGCAGCCGTCCTGCGCAACAACGTCCTGCTTTCGAACGTCATCGCCTCGCAGGCCGTACACATGAAGTACGGCGGCGTCATCCCCGAACTGGCCTCCCGCGCCCATCAGCAGAACATCATCCCGGTGGTGGACACTGCCCTGCGCGAAGCCGGACTCACGGCCTCGGAGATCGACGCCATTGCCTTCACGCGCGGTCCCGGTCTGCTGGGATCGCTTCTGGTGGGCGTCTCCTTCACCAAGGGGCTCTCCATCGCCCGCAACATCCCGATGGTCGAGGTCAACCACCTCCAGGGGCATATCCTCTCGCACTTCATCGACCTTCCGGACCGGCAGCTGCCCCACCCCGATTTTCCGTTCCTGTGTCTGCTGGTCAGCGGCGGCCACACGCAGATCGTGCGCGTCAACTCCCCGCTCGAGATGGAGATCATCGGCACGACGATCGACGACGCCGCCGGCGAAGCCTTCGACAAGTGCGCCAAGGTGATGGGACTCCCCTATCCGGGCGGCCCGGTGATCGACCGCCTGGCCAAGGAGGGCAACCCCAAGGCCTTCCGCTTCGCACACCCCCACGTCGACGGTTACGACTACTCGTTCTCGGGCCTGAAGACCTCGTTCCTCTACACGCTGCGCGACGCCGTGGCCCAGGATCCCGACTTCATCGAGAAAAACAAGGCCGACCTGTGCGCCTCGCTGCAGGCCACGATCGTCGAAATCCTGCTCGACAAGCTGATCCGCGCCTCGAAGGATACGGGCATCCGTGACATTGCGGCCGGCGGAGGCGTTTCGGCCAACTCCGGACTGCGCAACGGCATTACGGAGGCCGGACGGCGCCGCGGCTGGCGGACCTTCCTGCCCGAGTTCAAGTTCACGACCGACAACGCCGCCATGATCGCCATGGCCGGTTACTTCCACTACCGCAACGGCGAGTTCGCCTCGCTCGACGTCTCGCCCGTGGCCCGTCTCGAAGAGCTGTAG